Proteins from one Streptomyces caniferus genomic window:
- a CDS encoding TetR/AcrR family transcriptional regulator, producing the protein MSSQEPSVPRRRNPRGQGEVLKAQLVDAAAKLLATLDQPETLTLRQVAREVGVAPASIYSHFTDLSALIQHVLRLRYQELARLMDEAAQVAGPAPLADLTARCAAYVHWGVSQPGHYRTLFGGRMPADLVPGSAHGAGAEPLTAVVTSLAAAAVPERKQPTAERQAQAGLMLWTALHGLVSLYNDHGTMPWPPLNDLITDVVCLHTGRPAAETASLLRQHEGRFGPPTRAAHKDRDTALLDPSPPADNEHGITPEAG; encoded by the coding sequence ATGTCGTCTCAGGAGCCGTCCGTTCCCCGCCGCCGCAATCCGCGGGGGCAGGGGGAGGTACTCAAAGCCCAGCTCGTCGACGCGGCAGCCAAGCTGCTGGCCACGCTCGACCAGCCCGAGACGCTCACCCTGCGCCAGGTCGCACGCGAGGTCGGAGTGGCACCGGCCAGCATCTACAGCCACTTCACCGACCTCAGCGCACTGATCCAGCACGTCCTACGACTGCGCTACCAGGAACTGGCCCGGCTGATGGACGAGGCCGCACAAGTCGCCGGCCCCGCCCCCCTGGCCGACCTCACCGCGCGGTGCGCCGCCTACGTGCACTGGGGTGTCAGTCAACCCGGCCACTACCGCACCCTCTTCGGCGGCCGCATGCCCGCCGACCTGGTGCCCGGCTCGGCCCACGGCGCCGGCGCCGAACCGCTCACCGCCGTCGTGACCTCCCTCGCGGCCGCTGCCGTCCCGGAACGCAAGCAGCCCACGGCGGAACGACAAGCACAGGCCGGCCTCATGCTCTGGACCGCCCTGCACGGGCTCGTCAGTCTTTACAACGACCACGGCACGATGCCCTGGCCACCCCTCAACGATCTGATCACCGACGTGGTCTGCCTGCACACCGGCCGGCCAGCGGCCGAGACCGCGAGCCTCCTGAGACAGCACGAAGGACGATTCGGGCCGCCTACCCGCGCAGCTCACAAAGACCGCGACACCGCCCTGCTCGACCCCTCCCCGCCCGCCGACAACGAACACGGCATTACGCCGGAGGCAGGTTGA